The genome window gggtagctatcccacagttcccgcagtctccgctgcccattggaattctgggttgagatcccaatgcctgatggggctgaaacattgtcgcgggtggttctgggtacatatcgtcagtcccccccttccctccctccctccgtgaaagcaagggcagacaattgtttcgcgccttttttcctgagttacctgtgcggacgccataccaccgcaagcatggagcccgctcaggtaaccgtcaccgtatgtctcctgggtgctggcagacgtggcacggcattgctacacagtagcagcaacccattgccttgtggcagcagacggtacaatacgactggtagccgtcctcgtcatgtccgaggtactcctggtcgcctgtgtgatcaggagcgcctgggcagacatgggcgcagggactaaatttttagtgacttgaccaggtcattttttttagtccggcagtcagtcctattgaaccgtcttatggtgagcaggcaggcaatatgtccttctgcaccgtctgctgccagccaaagatgtaaaagatagatggagtggatcaaaacaagaaatagaccagatttgtttgtactcatttgcctcctcccctgtctaggggaatcattcctctaggtcacactgcagtcactcacagagaaggtgcagcgaggtagatctagccatgtatcaatcagaggccaggctaacctccttgttccaataagaacaataacttaggtgcaccatttcttattggaaccctccgtgaagtcaaccctgtaagccgtgtcctcagtcgcccctccctgcgtcagagcaacggcaaacaatcgtgcatctgagttgagagtgctgtccagagcagtcacaatggagcactctgattgggctaaaacattgtcgcgggtggttctgggtacatattgtccggcccccgttccctccctccctccgtgaaggcaagggcagacaattgtttcacgccttttttcctgagttacctgtgcggacgccataccaccgcaagcatggagcccgctcaggtaaccgtcaccatatgtctcctgggtgctggcagacgcggtacggcattgctacacagtagcagcaacccattgccttctggcagcagacggtacagtacgactggtagccgtcctcgtcatgtccgaggtgttcctggtcgcctgtgtgaggtcgatcaggagtgcctgggcagacatgggcgcagggactaaatttttagtgacttgaccaggtcattttttttagtccggcagtcagtcctattgaaccgtcttatggtgagcaggcaggcaatatggattgctagcagtcctattgcaccgtcttctgccgagcagccatgagatgtggatggcatgcagtccttctgcaccgtctgctgctagccaaagatgtaaaagatagatggagtggatcaaaacaagaaatagaccagatttgttttgtactcatttgccttctcccctgtctaggggactcattcctctaggtcacactgcagtcacgcacagagaaggtgcagcgaggtagatctagccatgtatcaatcagaggccaggctaacctccttgttccaataagaacaataacttaggtgcaccatttcttattggaaccctccgtgaactctacccttgtaagccgtgtcctcagtcgcccctccctgcgtcagagcaacggcaaacaatcgtgcatctgagttgagagtgctgtccagagcagcccaatggagcactctgattgggctaaaacattgtcgcgggtggttctgggtacatattgtccggcccccgttccctccctccctccgtgaaggcaagggcagacaattgtttcgcgccttttttcctgagttacctgtgcggacgccataccaccgcaagcatggagcccgctcaggtaaccgtcaccgtatgtctcctgggtgctggcagacgcggtacggcattgctacacagtagcagcaacccattgccttctggcagcagatggtgcagtatgactggtacccgtcctcgtcatgtccgaggtgctcctggccacgtcggctgggagtgcctgggcagacatgggcgcagggactaaatttttggtgacttgaccaggtcattctctttagtcctgcagtcagttgtattgaaccgtctaatggtgagcaggcaggcaatacggattgctagcagtcgtattgtaccatcttctgccgggcaggcaagagatgatgatggctagcaatcgtattgtaccatcttctgccgggcaggcaagagatgacgatggctagcaatcgtattgtaccatcttctgccgggcaggcaagagatgacgatggctagcaatcgtactgtgccatcttctgccaggcaggcaagagatgacgatggctagcagtcgtactgtgccatcttctgccgagcagccatgagatgtggatggcttgcagtccttctgcaccgtctgctgccagccaaagatgtaaaagatagatggagtggatcaaaacaaggaatagaccagatttgttttgtactcatttgcctcctgccctgtctaggggactcattcctctaggtcacactgcagtcactcacagagaaggtgctgcgaggtagatctagccatgtatcaatcagaggccaggctaacctccttgttccaataagaacaataacttaggtgcaccatttcttattggaaccctccgtgaagtcctgcctgaactactccttgatgtaaagccaccccctttgtggattttagcctcctgaagccaaccctgtaagccgtgtcgtcagtcgcccctccctccgtcagagcaacggcagacaatcattctgcgccttttttctgtgcggacgccataccaaggcaagcatggagtctgctcagctcactttggcaattaggagcacattaaacaccacacgcattatccagcagtatatgcagcaccagaacctggcaaagcgctaccgggcgaggaggcgacgtcagcgcggtcacgtgagtgatcaggacatggacacagatttctctgaaagcatgggccctgccaatgcatgcataatggtgctaatggggcaggttcatgctgtggaacgccgattctgggctcgggaaacaagcacagactggtgggaccgcatagtgttgcaggtctgggacgattcccagtggctgcgaaacttttgcatgcgtaagggcactttcatggaactttgtgacttgctttcccctgccctgaagcacatgaataccaagatgagagcagccctcacagttgagaagcgagtggcgatagccctgtggaagcttgcaacgccagacagctaccggtcagttgggaatcaatttggagtgggcaaatctactgtgggggctgctgtgatgcaagtagcccacgcaatcaaagatctgctgatatcaagggtagtgaccttgggaaatgtgcaggtcatagtggatggctttgctgcaatgggattccctaactgtggtggggccatagacggaacccatatccctatcttggcaccggagcaccaagccggcgagtacataaaccgcaaggggtacttttcaatagtgctgcaagctctggtggatcacaagggacgtttcaccaacatcaacgtgggatggccgggaaaggtacatgacgctcgcatcttcaggaactctggtctgtttcaaaagcttcaagaagggactttattcccagaccagaaaataattgttggtgatgttgaaatgcctatatgtatccttggggacccagcctaccccttaatgccatggctcatgaagccgtacacaggcagcctggacagcagtcaggagctgttcaactacaggctgagcaagtgcagaatggtggtagaatgtgcttttggacgtttaaaggcgcgctggcgcagtttactgactcggttagacctcagcgaaaccaatattcccactgttattactgcttgctgtgtgctccacaatatctgtgagagtaagggggagacgtttatggcggggtgggaggttgaggcaaatcgcctggctgctggttatgcgcagccagacaccagggcggttagaagagcacaggagggtgcggtacgcatcagagaggctttgaaaaccagtttcatgactggccaggctacggtgtgaaagttctgtttgtttctccttgatgaaaccccccgccccttggttcactctacttccttgtaagctaaccaccctcccctcctcccttcgatcaccgcttgcagaggcaataaagtcattgttgcttcacattcatgcattctttattcattcatcacacaaatagggggatgactaccaaggtagcccaggaggggtggtggaggagggaaggaaaatgccacacagcactttaaaagtttacaactttaaaatttattgaatgacagccttcttttttttgggcaatcctctgtggtggagtggctggttggccggtggcccccccaccgcgttcttgggcgtctgggtgtggaggctatggaacttggggaggagggcggttggttacacaggggctgtagtggcagtctgtgctccagctgcctttgctgcagctcaaccatacactggagcatactggtttggtcctccagcagcctcagcattgaatcctgcctcctctcatcacgctgtcgccacattcgagcttcagccctctcttcagcccgccacttactctcttcagcccgccacctctcctcctggtcattttgtgctttcctgcagtctgacattatttgcctccacgcattcgtctgtgctctgtcagtgtgggaggacagcatgagctcggagaacatttcatctcgagtgcgtttttttttctttctaatcttcactagcctctgggaaggagaagatcctgtgatcattgaaacacatgcagctggtggagaaaagaaaagggacagcggtatttaaaaagacacattttataaaacactggctacactctttcagggtaaaccttgctgttaacattacatacatagcacatgtgctttcgttacaaggtcgcattttgcctccccccaccgcgtggctaccccctcaaccctcccccttccctgtggctaacagcggggaacatttctgttcagccgcaggcaaacagcccagcaggaatgggctcctctgagtgtcccctgaagaaaagcaccctatttcaaccaggtgaccatggattatatctcactctcctgaggataacacatgaacggatgttgcttgaacgccagcaaacgtacactgcaatgctttgttgtacaatgattcccgagtacgtgttactggcctggagtggtatagtgtcctaccatgaaggacgcaataaggctgccctccctagaaaccttttgcaaaggctttgggagtatatccaggagagccgcgaatgccagggcagagtaatcctttcacatgcttgcttttaaaccatgtatagtattttaaaaggtacactcaccggaggtcccttctccacctgctgggtccaggaggcagccttgggtgggttcagggggtactggctccaggtccagggtgagaaacagttcctggctgtcgggaaaaccggtttctccgcttgcttgctttgagctatctacaacctcctcctcctcatcatcttcttcgtccccaaaacctgcttccatattgcctccatctccattgaaggagtcaaacaacacggctggggtagtggtggctgaaccccctaaaatggcatgcagctcatcatagaagcggcatgtttggggctctgacccggagcggccgttcgcctctctggttttctggtaggcttgcctcagctccttcagtttcacgcggcactgcttcgggtccctgttatggcctctgtccttcatgccctgggagatcttgacaaaggttttggcatttcgaaaactggaacggagttctgatagcacagattcctctccccatacagcgatcagatcccgtacctcccgttcggtccatgctggagctcttttgcgattctgagactccatcatggtcacctctgctgatgagctctgcatggtcacctgcagcttgccacgctggccaaacaggaaatgagattcaaaagttcgcggttcttttcctgtctacctggccagtgcatctgagttgagagtgctgtccagagcggtcaaaatggagcactctgggatagctcccggaggccaataccgtcgaattgtgtccacagtaccccaaattcgacccggcaaggccgatttaagcgctaatccgcttgtcaggggtggagtaaggaaatcgattttaagagccctttaagtcgaaataaagggcttcatcgtgtggacgggtgcaggtttacatcgatttaatgctgctaaatttgacctaaagtcctagtgtagaccagggctatgtatGGGTTGAGGCACATTAGTAGTGCAGTATGTGAAAGTTTGCACTACACTCCCCTGCACAGTATTTGTTGTGTGGATAACAAGAAGactcctgccttcagagctgttgGTCAGTGAAAACTATACCTGTGAAAAGTTTTTGttgctatttgtttttaaaccttcATCTTTTCAGTTTCTAtacaaaaacacattttctgtgtttttatAGAATTTTCATGTGTTCAGTGCCAATATTAAACAGAGTTGTTGGTATTGTCCATGCAGTTGGGAGAATACTAGATAGCATTAATAAGATTGATTTGTTAGTAGAATCTTCCTTGCTGTTTCTTACTTGGGAGATTAGCCGTTAGGTCAAAGGAATGAACAAACTGGGATGAGCAGAAAAGCAATTGTCAGTTAAAAGAGCTTGATGTTATCAACAGCTACTGTGTTTGCCTAATTAGTCATAGCAGCTGGGAAATCTTTGTTTTCACAATGCTATACAGTGTATAGTGTGAGATGACAGAGGTAATATTGACATGGTTTAAATTACATATTGTCAAAACACTTAGAACCTGTTATTTTAATACGTAATGTCTCATAATAAAAACCAGGCCACTTGCCATCCCTACTGTCTGTTGCTTCATACATTCACCTGTCATAAAGAATGCAGAGGTACAGCATTACAAAGTATGATATACAAAATTTAAAGTACTTCTGACCTACCAAGTTAAACTCCTCTTGTATGTAGTCACAAAAGAGATCCTCTGTACTTTTAAAAGGGAAAGCTGTACAGACAATGCAACTTGGTTTCAAAATAAGAACAGAAATATTCTAAAAAGGATGATCATCTTTCTCTCGAAGCACAGCCCAGATATCAGCAATCTTACTTGCTACAAAGAACACTACAGAAGTTGATTTACACACACACGAGTGTGTGCACAATCTAGGTACTTCGTATATACTGTGGCCATTCTTCGGACATCATGGCAATAGTGGTAGGCCTGTAGCAATTCTCCAAAAAGGGCTGTATTTTCAAAGTTGGAGGTACCGATCACAGACACACCCTTGAAAAGATTTTATGTATATTTAGATGAGATATGACGTGGAGCTATCAAGTGGTGCCATAAGCCTATAGCGAGGTGAAGTCATGGTACCCCAAATGAGAaagtatctttaataaaaaaaaatattttagtacaTTTTCATTTGGTAGCTTCAACCAATAAATGCCAGGTGTTGAAATTATCGTAAACAGTAAAACTGTAGTCACAGTCATGTACTATTTCTggaactgctttttttttttttttttagtttagcaTTGGCaagtatttttttccagaaatgatTATGCTGTTTAGTGTATGGCAAAAATGGTGAACATTAACATTTTGGAACATACTGCCATTAAATGTTTTCACATCACATATTCTTAATTTTCAAAGCATCTCAAGAATGATTACAATGATTTTCTATATTTCAGATTGAACGTTGCAGACCAGATCTGTCACACAATAAATGCTGTGCATCAGTAGTAGATCATGTGCCCATagtttgtactgcatagtggGTGGGTATAAATGTACATGAAATCCTCACGTAatgcttctccatttgtaagcttTGTGCTTACAGTGTAGTTAACTTTGTAGCAAGTAAGATTGTTGATATCCGGGCTGTGTTTTTAGAGGAAGTAAGATGCTTGTCCTTTtagaacatttgtttttattttgaaatggatTGTCTGTATATCTTCCCTTTCAAAAGTATATGGGAAATTTAATTGGATTAGGTGATAAACTTGAATATACTGCCTGACCAGGATGGcaacagtgattgtgaaatgctcaggaagattagaggctacaaacaaacaaaaaaaaacccaaaaacaataataatgggggatttcaattgtTTCcacattgactgggtacatgtcagctcaggatgggatgcagagataaaatttctagaccccattaatgactgcttcttgaagcagctagtTCTAGAACCCAGAGAAGGACAGGCAATTCTTGATCTAGTCCTCCGTGGAACACAGGATCTGCTCCCAGAAGTGAAATATAGGAGAAATGCTTGATAATAGATACAAAGCAATTAAATTTAGCATACCACATATCAAAGAAACtggtagcatttaacttcaaaaaaagGGAACTACATAAAtgtgaggaagctagttaaaggAAATTAAAGGTACTGTCAGAAGAGTGAAATGCCTACAAGCTgcatgaaaattatttaaaaccacCATAATAGAAGATCAAACTAGATGTACggcccaaatttaaaaaaaaaaagtcagtgaaaTGTCCAAAAAAAATGTTCCATGGCTAAATAGTGTAAAAGCTGTAGTTAGAGGAAAAAAGGCATCgtttaaaaattgaaagtcaaacactagtgaggaaaacagaaaggagcataaagtcTGGAATgtcaagtataattaggcaggccaaaaaaagaatttaaagagcaactagcaaaataCAAAAACTATCAGcattttttaagtacattagaagcaacAAGCCTGCCAAAACAATCAATGGGACCACTACAGGATTGAAATGCTCAACAAGTACTCAAGAAAGACAAACCCACCGCGGACAAGTTACATGAATTCTTGGCATCAAccttcactgaagaggatgcaAGGTCACCagtaccagatggtattcacccaaaagttctgaaggaactcaaatatgaaatcaaAGAACTACTAATTGAGGTatataacctatcacttaaatcagcttctataccagatgattggaggataactattgaaacttattttttttaaaaggctccagagacaatcctggcaattacaggccaataagcctaacttcagtaccaggcaaagtggttgaaactgtagtaaagaataGAGTTAGCCACATAGAGgaatgatatgttggggaagaatcaatgCTGCTTTGTCAAGgaaaatcatacctcaccaatccaTCAGTTTTTGAGTGTGTCAACaaccatgtggacaaggatgatccagtagATATTGTGTACCTAGAATGTCAGAAAGCTTGTGAAAAAAGTTCCACagcaaaggttcttaagcaaagtaagcagccatgggataaAACAAAGGCAACAAGTTAAAAGCTAGGAAACAAaaaggtaagaataaatggtcagttttcacaatagaaCATGTAAAAAGCAGGGTCCTCCAAGCATTTGTACTGGACATGTGCTGTTCAAGatattcataactgatctggagaaaggggcaAACAACAGGGGAGAACACTTGGTAGAGGAttctaaattactcaagattgtaACATTTGCCGTTAACTAAAACGCCTCagtaaactgggtgactgggcaacaaaatagcagatgaaattcagtgttgataatgCAAactgatgcacattggaaaacaatccccaactatacatacaaaaatcatggggtctaaattagctgttatcactccagaaagagatcttggagtcatcaagatagttctctgaaaacatgtgctcagtgtgcagcagcagtcaaaaaagataacagaatTGAAAGGGGTAgctagtaagacagaaaatataacaaTGCCACTGTAtcgatgaaagaaaaggagtacttgtggcaccttagagactaacaaatttatttgagcataagcttttgtgagctacattcggatgcattcagtggaaaatacagtggggagatttatatacacagagaacatgaaacaatgggtgttaccatacacactgtaacgagagggatcaggtaaggtgagctattaccagcaggagagcgggggggtgggggagggaggaaaccttttgtagtgataatcaaggtgggccatttccagcagttgacaagaacgtctgaggaacagtggggggtaggGGAAATAAACGTTGGGAAGTAAGCCCGCACCATGAATACTGCATAGAGTTCTGGttactccatctcaaaaaagatattagaatgagaaaagttacagagaagggcaacaaaaactaagGGTACTGAACAGCTTTCATATAAGGAGAAATTCAAaatactgggactgttcagcttacaaaagagaggactaaggggaGCAGGAAAATGAGGTCTACAAAATAAGTaatgatatggagaaagtgaatagagaagtgttatttaccccttcacataacacaagaaccaggggtcacacaatggaattaataggcagcaggtttaaaacaaacacaaggaagtacttcttcacacaaaccacacaacccatggaactcattgccaggggagattgcgaaggtcaaaagtataactgaatTCAATAAAGagttagagaagttcatggaagataggtccagcaatggttTTTAGCCAAGATGGTTTTAGCCAAGATGCCCTGGGTCACCCTAAatctttgactgccagaagctaggactgcATTGATCACTCgattattgccctgttctgttaatttccttaAAGCATCTTTCATTGGCAACTGTTGGaagataatgggctagatgggcctttgttctgatccagtatgggCTTTGTTGTGTTATCTTCTTATGGAATATGAGCTTTTCACATTATTCCAGTGGAAAAATTTAGTCCTTTATTTTACAAATGCTCACAAGCCAAACAAAGCAGTGAAATTATCTTGTATAGAGTACCCTTATTAGAATTATTTTTCCAAATATTGTTAATGTTCTGAGAACACAAGAAGAGTGCTCAAGTGCAAACAATGATCATACATAATTGTAATTACCATCTAAAGGTAAATGTCTGAGAGAACATGCAACCAGTGCTATTACACTGATTACAGTTTAATCAataaccagtttaaaaaaaaggaaaaacttttcAGCCAATGTTCTGTCCCTGCTAAACATAATTTCATTTTGTAATTTGAGTTTTCTTTGTTGTCCCAGAAAACTATGAGATGTTGAATATAAAGTTGGGAGCCATTCAAATACAATCTGATGAAAATGGATACAAGCAATTTGAATATGagaggaaaggaaacaaaaaccaGAGGAAATgagaaagtgaaaaaaatcagCACATGAAAATTAAATCTATGAAGCTATTCTCTCCTAGATAACTCAGACAGCTGTCCAGTCAGCGACTTTGTAATACATGCACAGGTTTAAGAAAAAAGTAGCGAAGACTCAAAATGTCCTCAAACATGCCTAGGTATTAATCATGTTGGCATTAAGACTAGTAATTTTGCAAACTCATAGTAATGCCTCTTTACAGGTGCAAACATATTAGcataaacaatttaaaatcagACTAATTAAAACTAAAATTTGATTCAGCTATTAAACCATTTAGAAGCAGCTGGTAAAAAAAGGAATGACGATGCAATCATTCCACTTTTCCCATGTTTATATAAATTCAA of Natator depressus isolate rNatDep1 chromosome 4, rNatDep2.hap1, whole genome shotgun sequence contains these proteins:
- the LOC141985832 gene encoding uncharacterized protein LOC141985832, which produces MQSSSAEVTMMESQNRKRAPAWTEREVRDLIAVWGEESVLSELRSSFRNAKTFVKISQGMKDRGHNRDPKQCRVKLKELRQAYQKTREANGRSGSEPQTCRFYDELHAILGGSATTTPAVLFDSFNGDGGNMEAGFGDEEDDEEEEVVDSSKQASGETGFPDSQELFLTLDLEPVPPEPTQGCLLDPAGGEGTSAACVSMITGSSPSQRLVKIRKKKKRTRDEMFSELMLSSHTDRAQTNAWRQIMSDCRKAQNDQEERWRAEESKWRAEERAEARMWRQRDERRQDSMLRLLEDQTSMLQCMVELQQRQLEHRLPLQPLCNQPPSSPSSIASTPRRPRTRWGGHRPTSHSTTEDCPKKRRLSFNKF